The region GGCGTCTCCACCACAGCCTGCAGTTGCTTGTTTGCCGAGTAGGTGGGCAGCTCGGCGTAGTCGGTTTTGCAGGAGGCCAGGAACAGCAGCAAGGGTAGCAAGTATAAAGTATGGCGTTTCATGGTGCGGAAAAGCTTGAGGTTACACTGCAAATATAAGAAGCGTCGGCGGCAGGGTAAAGTATGGCTGGCTGCCCAAGTAGAAGTATAGGCACAAAAAAAGGAGCCGAGGTCGTCGGCTCCTTTTTGCAAAAACTATGGAAAACTTATGAAAACAGGTATTCTTATCTTCTTTCCTTGATACGAGCCGCCTTGCCCTGAAGCCCTCTCAGGTAGTACAGTCTTGCTCTTCTTACTTTACCTCTTCTTACCAGCTCGATTTTTTCGATGGAAGGTGAAAGAAGTGGGAAGATACGCTCTAAGCCGATCTGGTTAGATACTTTTCTTACAGTGAACGTTTCTCCGTTTGTGTTCACGTTCTTACGCTGAATCACAACACCCTGGAACTGCTGAATACGCTCTTTGTTACCCTCACGGATTTTCACGTGAATGTTTATAGTATCACCCGCCTGGAAAGTTGGGAAAGAGGCGCGCTTGTCAGTAGATTCCTGCTCAATGAATTTAATTAGTTCGCTCATGATGGCTATGTTCTCTTAAAGTATCTTCTTCAAATTTCGGACTGCAAAGATATGTAAATATTTATTACATAAGAACATTTGCAGAAAAAAAATATAGTTTCTAGCGGCCACCTCAGCAAAATTTTGCCTATGACCCTCCTCGTTTCTTTTCCGACCGGCCTTCACCGGTTCTGCTTACTCGCTTAGCAGGTCGGGACGGCGCTGTTTGGTGCGCTCCACGGCTTGCTCAAAGCGCCACTGCTCGATCCTTGGTGTGTCGCCCGACATCAGGATGTCCGGCACTGTGAGGCCTTTGTACTCGGCGGGCCGGGTATACACGGGTGGGGCCAGCAAACCATCCTGGAAAGAGTCTGTCAGTGCCGAGGTCTCGTCGTTCAGCACACCCGGAATGATGCGGATAATGGCGTCTGCCAGTACGGCTGCACCCAGTTCCCCTCCGGAGAGTACATAGTCCCCGATGCTGATCTCGTGCGTCACGAAATGCTGCCGTACGCGCTCATCCACACCCTTGTAGTGGCCGCAAAGTATGATCACGTTCTCCAGCAGCGAAAACTGGTTGACAATGCCCTGGTTCAGCGTCTGTCCGTCCGGCGTCATGTAGATGATGGCATCATACGTTCGCGCGGCCTGCAGTTCCGAGATGCACTTGTCAATCGGCTCGATCATCATCACCATCCCGGCACCGCCCCCAAAGGCATAGTCATCAATCTGGCCATGCTTGTTTACGGCATACTGGCGCAGGTCGTGGATGTGGATCTCCACCAGGCCTTTTTGCTGCGCCCGCTTCAGGATAGAATGGCTGAAGGGGCTTTCCAGCAGGTCGGGCTGGCACGTGATGATGTCGAAGCGCATTATTTTTTCTCCTCCTCAGTGTCCTCTGCGTCAAAGTCATCAGCTTCGTCGGGTCCGGATGGCTGCGTGTATACTTCCAGCAGGCCTTCCGGCAGGCTCACGTGCAGTTGCTTTGCTTCGTGGTCGGCACGCAGGAAGATCTCATCCATCACCGGTACCAGCATCTCCTGGTCCAGGTACTCCATAACCATCAGCTGCTGCTGCGGCAGGTCGTAGAACTCCTTCACAGTACCCAGTGCCCCATGCTGCTCGTCTACCACCTGATAACCGATCACGTCGTGGAAGTAGAACTGGCCTTCCTCCAACTCAGGTAACTCTCCAAGCGGCAGGTAAAGCGAGGTGTTGCGCAGCGCCTCGGCCTGTTCGATGGTGTTCACATCCTCGAACTTGATAATGAAGCGTCCTTTCTGCACCGGCTCCATGGTCGTTATAAAAAAAGGAATCAGTCTTCCCTTTTGCTCCAGGAAAACTGATTCCAGATCTTCATAATCTTCGGGGTAGTCTACGTCAAAAAACGCGACCACCTGCCCCTTGGTGCCATGGGTCTTGACGATATAGCCTAATAGGAAGCATTCATCAACATGCATGGCACACCAAATTATGCTTGCTCTTCAGTAGACTCGCCTTCACCGCCTTCCGCAGGGGCTTCAGTAGCCTCTTCTGCAGCAGGAGCGTTCGCAGCAGCTTTCTCAGCCTCACGCTGACGGATAGCCTCTGCACGAGCCTCTTTCACTTTACGCTCAGCCTCCAGAGCGGCTGCACGCTTGGCTTCTTTCTCAGAACCTACCTTCTGGCGTTTCTCCTCGATCTTAGCCTCTTTCGTTTCTTTCCACTCGTTAAAACGAGCATCAGCAGTTTCCTGAGAGATGGCGCCTTTCGCAACACCGATCTGCAGGTGTTTCTTGAACAGGATGCCTCTGTAAGAAAGCATAGCTTTTACGGTGTCAGTTGGCTGTGCACCGTTCATTACCCACTGGAACGCCTTGTCTTCGTTGAAGTCGATGAAGGCTGGAACAGTGTTCGGGTTGTAAGTACCCAGTTTCTCGATAAATTTACCATCACGTGGTGCTCGAGCGTCTGCTACTACGATATCGTAGATAGCGGCTTTCTTGCGGCCTCTGCGGGCCAGTCTGATTTTTACTGCCATTTTAAAATGTGTTTTTTCAGTCGGCGGAACCCGTCCGCCAGTTTTTAGAACCGCAAAATTAGGGAAATAATTTCTGATTATCTATAGCCCTCTGTTATTTATTAATGACTTGTGCCTCAGTGATAAGTATAAAGCCTAGATAGCGATTTACAGGCAGTCTTGTTTTGGCCATTTTTAGCAGGGGTTTGCTGCTTTGTGCGCTTCTGTACTGGTGTGGTTGTAAAGCGACTGGCCGGAATTTATCCTTCCGGTCTATACTTTCATAGCCGCTGCTTACCGCAACTGGACACAAACTATACTTACCTACCACTGCTGATCCTGCAGTCTTACAACCTGCTCGTTTCATTTCTGGCTTTGGCTCCCTCCAGCCCGGGAGGGCTCGTCCTGGGGTAGGGGCCCTCGATAAGGGCATCGCGCTGTCTATTGAAGCTGCTCCTCGCTGGCGCTCCGGGCTGCTGAGCAAGCTCAGCACCGCAACAATAGAAGGCGCTCAACCCAAGGACTGGGATCAGTTCGATAGCCGCTGCTGACGAAGCCTCAGCCAAGTCCCCCTTTGAAGGGGATAGGGGGATGTTAATCTTCTGCAGACGATTCCTCTACTAGGAGGAGTAGCAAGCATAAAAAAGCCCTCCGCAGTGGGAGGGCTTTCAAGTATGATTAAGCGTTGGCTTTTACTCTTGGAGGCTTGGCAGCCTTTACTTTCACAGGCTTCAGCTTGATAATGCTTAGCTTGTCGAGCGTCCAGATCACCGGCCAGGTAGGGTCCACCTCCCACCATTTCACACCGAAGTTCACGCGGTTAGGCAGCTTGTGGTGGTTGTTTTGGAACAACTCGCCGCCCGTCAGGAAGTCAAAGAAAAGTGAGTTTCTGGATTTGTCGTTGTTGTCGAAGTTCTGATAGCCATACTTGTGGCCGCTCCAGTTCACGATGGCGCCGTGCACCGGGCCCATCAAAAAGTGTAGCGGCAGCAACAGGAACATCCACCACTGCGTGGCAAAGGCGATGTAGAACAGCACATAACCTACACCCCAGCCAATGCGGGAGAAGTAAGAGTCTCCGATTCTTTCCAGCAGCGGCCACACCGGGTAGTTGCCTTCGAAGCGGCGCTCCGGCTCCACGCGGTTGTTGAGCACGTTGTTGTAAATCTCCTTAGTCTTCCACATCATCGTGAAGGCGTTGTTGGAGAAGTGCGGCGAGTGTGGGTCGCGCTCCGTATCGGAGAAGGCGTGGTGCATGCGGTGCAGGATAGCGTAAGCGCGCGGCGACAGGAACGAGGAGCCCTGCGCGATGTAAGTGAGCAGGTAAAATGCTTTCTCCCAGAACGGGTTCATGGTAAACATTTTATGTGCTGCGTAGCGGTGCAGGTAAAAGGTCTGCACAAAAAGCGACAGGTACCAGTGCACCACAAAAAAGATAAGTATGGCCATTAATGTATCGGGTATAAAGTGATTTGATTCTTCTCCTGCGGCAGTAAACGCGCTTTAAAAACACGCCTTGCTATACGCAAAGCTACAACACGAAATTAAAAGTAAAATAGTAATGGTGGGGTAAAAGTTCAGAAACTGATGAAGATCATCTTTTCTGTATGCCTCTTAGGAGCAACAGCCATCGTCGCAGGAGCTGTTCAGGTCTGAAGTCTTGGCTTTCTCCCAGGCCTCTTTCCCCTCTTTGTAGGCAAAATACGCGATGCCCGCCGAGCCGATCAGGTCAACATAGCCGATATGGAAAAGCTCATACAGGCCGCTGGCCAGCAGAAGTATAACCGACAGCTGCAGGCAGGCCCTGGTGCAATGTGCGTCCGCGATAATCGGGGCAGAGTTCAGTTTGTTGCCAACGTCTAGTTTATACCGCATCAGAAAGAACATGGTAAAGATGGAAATGAGGGAAACGATGATGCCTACTACCGTAGTTTCCGGTTGCGCCCCCTGTATGGCTTTTAAAGCGCTGCCGACTATCAGGCTTGCTGCCAGCAGGAAAAAGCTGGTTCCGGTAATCTTCAGCGCCTGCCTCTCAAATCTGTCGCGTTGCTGCAAGGGGCGCTGCCGCATGCGCCACACCATGTGCGCAATACCCACGCCTGAGATTACCTCTACAAAGCTGTCCAAACCGAAGCCTAACAGGGAGAGGGTGTCATCCTCCAAGCCAAAGTATACTGATACCAGCCCTTCAGCCAGGTTGTAGATAATAGTGATGATACTAAGTATGAAGGCTGCCTGTAGTAGCCTTGAGACGGTTGCCAGGGACTCTCGCTCCCTAAACCCGGTTTCTGATGTTTCCGTTTGCGGATTGGTCATAAGCAGGTAACGTATCCGGGGGCAAAATAGCTCCGTTAAGTGCAACCTTGGTTACTTGAACGGGGCCCACACGGGCGCGGCAGGGGGCGGGGCACTTACTGTAACCTGTGTCTTTAGCGTGGGGTGCGTAAACTGCAGCCGGCGGGCGTGCAGGGCGATACTTTTGTCTGGAAGCGGTTGGGAAGCGCCATACTTTAGATCGCCTAGTATAGGGCAGCGCATGGAAGACAACTGCACCCGTATCTGGTGTGGTCTGCCGGTGATGGGGTTTACCTCCAGCAGAAACTTGCCCTGTTGCGTGCTCAGTAGTTTGTAGTTAAGCTCGGAGCGGGAGCCGGCGGTGTTCTCTTTGGCGTAAGCTTTGGTTATGTTGCGGGAGCTGTCTTTCACGAGCCAGTGCACCAGGGTGCCCTGCTCCTGCTGCGGGCGGTTTTGGACCACAGCCCAATAGGTTTTAGTGGTTTTCTTGCTGCGGAAGAGCTCGTTCAGACGCGCCAGGGCCTTGGAGGTTTTGGCCAGTAGCACTACACCACTCACGGGCCTGTCGAGGCGGTGCACCACGCCTATAAAGACATTACCCGGCTTGTTATACTTCTCCCTGATGTACTCTTTCGCCAGGTCGGCCAGCGTTACGTCGCCTGTCTCGTCGCCATGCACCAGCAGGCCCGCAGGCTTGTTTACCGCCAGCACATGGTTATCCTCAAAAAGTACTTCTATACTCATAAGTATAAGTCAGGGAGTAGTAAGAAGGAATAAGTATAAAGTGTAGATACGGATAGGGAAATATGTTAGAAAGCTGGAAGGCTATACTTCAAAAATGTGTCAAAGCATAACTTTCTAACTCTTTAACTCCTAAACTTTAGTACGCTTCCTTCTCGCTCGGGAAGTCCTTGCTCTTTACATCCTTTACATAGTTCTGAACCGCATCCGTCATGATGCTGTGCAGGTCAGCATAGCGGCGCAGGAAGCGCGGCTTAAACTCTTTATTGATGCCCAGCATGTCGTGCACCACCAGCACCTGCCCATCCACGTGCGGGCCAGCGCCTATGCCGATGATCGGAATCTGTAGCGTCTCTGCTACACGCTTGGCCAACTCTGAGGGGATCTTCTCCAGAACGATAGAGAAACAACCTAGCTCCTGCAGCAGCAGCGCATCGTCAATCAGTTTCTGCGCCTCTGCCTCCTCTTTGGCGCGCACAGTATAGGTGCCGAACTTATAAATAGACTGCGGCGTAAGGCCCAGGTGGCCCATCACCGGCACGCCCGCGCTAAGGATACGCGTAATAGATTCCTTTATCTCGGCGCCACCCTCCAGCTTTATGCCATGCGCCCCGGACTCCTTCATGATGCGGATCGTGGAACGCAGCGCCTCCGAAGAATTTCCCTGGTATGACCCGAAAGGCAGATCCACCACCACAAAAGCCCTGCTCACCCCTCTTATAACGGAAGAGGCATGGTAGATCATCTGGTCCAGCGTAATGGGCAGCGTGGTCTCGTGGCCCGCCATTACGTTAGAGGCAGAGTCGCCTACCAACAGCACGTCTACCCCGGCGGCGTCTAGGATAGTGGCCATGGAGTAATCGTAGGCGGTAAGCATGGAGATCTTCTCGCCACGCTCCTTCATGTTCTGTAACTGGTGCGTGGTAACTTTCTTTATATCGTTTTTGTGTACAGACATGGCTCTTGGTGGATTTAGATTGTAAAGCTATAAAATCTAGAAACAAAAACAGCCACCTTTTGTTGGTGGCCGTCCTGGTTTTAGTAGTTGTATCCGGTTCTGCTGCGTTTGGTCAGCTTCAGGTCCTGCAGCAGGGCAGAGCGGGCGTTTATTGTTAGGTTATAGCCGCGCTGGAGGCCGAATGGCACCCAGCCGATGCTCATGTCCCAGCAGTGCAGGTCGCGGTAAATCTGCACGTTGGCGTAGGAGATGTTCTGGTTCGAGATGTCGTAGGTGGCGTTGTAGGTTACTTTCCACTTCTCCGTCACGTTCAGGGAACCGTCTATACCCACGGTCTGTGTCAGGTTCGTACGGCCTGTCAGCCCGAAAGAGCGGTTATAGCTCATGGTATAGTTCAGGTTCAGCGTCCACGGAATCTTAAAGTCCACGTACTCCGGCAGCAAGGGGTCGAACGGCTCCCGCTCCAGCGACGGCAGGTTGTCCGGCGTCGGCGCCTCCGAGCGTATGGCCTCCGGGTTCAGGCTGGCTGTCAGGTTCAGGCCCGCATTCGTGATTCTTCCCAACCGTCCTCTGGATAGATCAAAGTAGTACCTGTCAATGTCCCGGCCTGTGCTGTCGTTCTTCTGGTACGGGTCCAGTGTCGCGTTGAAGTTCATGTTGATGAACCGGAAAAGCTTCGTGTTCAGGGACATTCTGATATCTGCCAGCTTCAGCGAGTCGCGGGCAAAGTCGTAGCCGGAGGAAAGGCGCAGGTTATCGATTATACTTACTTTCTCCGTCTTCACCTCCGCTGTGTCACTCTTGGCCCTCACCTTCATTTCTATACTGTTATCGATGCTGAAGTTAAGGGCGGAACTGAGGCCGGTGGCTGGTAAGCCGCTCCTGAAACGGCCCAGGTCGCGGTATTGGGCCTGGTTTAAGTTAGGGTCCACACCGACCAGGGTGCGCTGGTAAAAGCCGAAGCGCTCATCGGCAAAGTCAGGACGAAAGTTGTAGCTGATGCTAGGTCTGACCAGGTGGCGGATAGCCTCCACTTTGCCGCCGGGCTTAAAGTTTACCGTGCCGTAAACAGTAGTGCTCAGGTTAGCGCCGGCGCTGTACTGGTACACGCGGCCAAAGTTGGTGGTGTCGATGTCCACGCGCTGCGAGTCCGGGTTGAAGTTGAACGTATACTTCTCATCGAGCCAGGTTTCGCTGTAGTTCACGCTGGGGCTGAAGTTAAAGAAGCGGGCAATCTTGTAGTTGCCCAGGCCGATGCCGAACGCGTGCACGGCCTGTTTCTGCCCACTCTCCCACAGGCGCTGCAGGTTGTTAAAGTCGACGTCAATCGTATCGGCA is a window of Pontibacter kalidii DNA encoding:
- the rplS gene encoding 50S ribosomal protein L19; amino-acid sequence: MSELIKFIEQESTDKRASFPTFQAGDTINIHVKIREGNKERIQQFQGVVIQRKNVNTNGETFTVRKVSNQIGLERIFPLLSPSIEKIELVRRGKVRRARLYYLRGLQGKAARIKERR
- the trmD gene encoding tRNA (guanosine(37)-N1)-methyltransferase TrmD; amino-acid sequence: MRFDIITCQPDLLESPFSHSILKRAQQKGLVEIHIHDLRQYAVNKHGQIDDYAFGGGAGMVMMIEPIDKCISELQAARTYDAIIYMTPDGQTLNQGIVNQFSLLENVIILCGHYKGVDERVRQHFVTHEISIGDYVLSGGELGAAVLADAIIRIIPGVLNDETSALTDSFQDGLLAPPVYTRPAEYKGLTVPDILMSGDTPRIEQWRFEQAVERTKQRRPDLLSE
- the rimM gene encoding ribosome maturation factor RimM (Essential for efficient processing of 16S rRNA), translated to MHVDECFLLGYIVKTHGTKGQVVAFFDVDYPEDYEDLESVFLEQKGRLIPFFITTMEPVQKGRFIIKFEDVNTIEQAEALRNTSLYLPLGELPELEEGQFYFHDVIGYQVVDEQHGALGTVKEFYDLPQQQLMVMEYLDQEMLVPVMDEIFLRADHEAKQLHVSLPEGLLEVYTQPSGPDEADDFDAEDTEEEKK
- a CDS encoding 30S ribosomal protein S16 gives rise to the protein MAVKIRLARRGRKKAAIYDIVVADARAPRDGKFIEKLGTYNPNTVPAFIDFNEDKAFQWVMNGAQPTDTVKAMLSYRGILFKKHLQIGVAKGAISQETADARFNEWKETKEAKIEEKRQKVGSEKEAKRAAALEAERKVKEARAEAIRQREAEKAAANAPAAEEATEAPAEGGEGESTEEQA
- a CDS encoding acyl-CoA desaturase translates to MAILIFFVVHWYLSLFVQTFYLHRYAAHKMFTMNPFWEKAFYLLTYIAQGSSFLSPRAYAILHRMHHAFSDTERDPHSPHFSNNAFTMMWKTKEIYNNVLNNRVEPERRFEGNYPVWPLLERIGDSYFSRIGWGVGYVLFYIAFATQWWMFLLLPLHFLMGPVHGAIVNWSGHKYGYQNFDNNDKSRNSLFFDFLTGGELFQNNHHKLPNRVNFGVKWWEVDPTWPVIWTLDKLSIIKLKPVKVKAAKPPRVKANA
- a CDS encoding cation transporter is translated as MTNPQTETSETGFRERESLATVSRLLQAAFILSIITIIYNLAEGLVSVYFGLEDDTLSLLGFGLDSFVEVISGVGIAHMVWRMRQRPLQQRDRFERQALKITGTSFFLLAASLIVGSALKAIQGAQPETTVVGIIVSLISIFTMFFLMRYKLDVGNKLNSAPIIADAHCTRACLQLSVILLLASGLYELFHIGYVDLIGSAGIAYFAYKEGKEAWEKAKTSDLNSSCDDGCCS
- a CDS encoding RluA family pseudouridine synthase — its product is MSIEVLFEDNHVLAVNKPAGLLVHGDETGDVTLADLAKEYIREKYNKPGNVFIGVVHRLDRPVSGVVLLAKTSKALARLNELFRSKKTTKTYWAVVQNRPQQEQGTLVHWLVKDSSRNITKAYAKENTAGSRSELNYKLLSTQQGKFLLEVNPITGRPHQIRVQLSSMRCPILGDLKYGASQPLPDKSIALHARRLQFTHPTLKTQVTVSAPPPAAPVWAPFK
- the panB gene encoding 3-methyl-2-oxobutanoate hydroxymethyltransferase; the encoded protein is MSVHKNDIKKVTTHQLQNMKERGEKISMLTAYDYSMATILDAAGVDVLLVGDSASNVMAGHETTLPITLDQMIYHASSVIRGVSRAFVVVDLPFGSYQGNSSEALRSTIRIMKESGAHGIKLEGGAEIKESITRILSAGVPVMGHLGLTPQSIYKFGTYTVRAKEEAEAQKLIDDALLLQELGCFSIVLEKIPSELAKRVAETLQIPIIGIGAGPHVDGQVLVVHDMLGINKEFKPRFLRRYADLHSIMTDAVQNYVKDVKSKDFPSEKEAY